In the genome of Caloranaerobacter ferrireducens, the window ATATATTCGATACTCAAGGATATTTTAATGAGTTATTATACAGGATTACTGAATGTTTGAAATACATTGGATTAATTGCTAATACGTACAGATTTGTTCCTATTGACTGGGCAAGTGGTGGTATAAGGACAATACTTATGATAGCATTCGGAGATATGTGGAAAGTAACTCCTATAGTAACTTTATTATTGTTAGCTGGATTAGAATCAATACCTTTAGATGTATATGAGGCAGCACAAATAGATGGAGCTTCCAAATGGCAAACATTTAAAAATATAACATTACCATTACTTAAACCATCTATTACAATGGCTGTAATTTTAAGATCAGTTGATTTGTTTAGAATTTTTGAACTTCCAATGATATTAGCAGGGAAAACAGTTCCTGTACTTGCGACATATGCATTTGAGGAATACCGTGTTTACAATAATCCAAATATATCTGGAGCTGTTTCAACTATTCTACTTGTTATTATAATGATATTTGTATTATTATATCTGAAATATGTCGATAAAGGTGAGGGATTAGCATGATGAGTTCAGTTAAAAAAGATAGATTAGGCAAAATTATTGATGCTTCTTTTTTCCCCCTTCTTATATTTTTTTCATTGATAATGTTAATACCTGTGTATATATTGGTTAAAGTTTCAATCAGTCAACCAGTAGATGTACTTACACAACATCCAACATTTTTAATTAGGAATTTTACTTGGGATCATTGGATAAAGGTATTAACTTCTGGTAAATTGTGGCCAGCTTTTAGAAAAAGTTTTACAGTAGCGACTTTAACTGCAATATTTGCAATAATTATAGCAACACCTGCTTCATATGTGATTTCAAGATTACCTAAAAAAGTAAAGTACGTTGTTATATTAGGACTTTTTTTCACTAGAATGTTTCCCAATGTGGGTATAGCTTTACCAATAGCTGTAAAGTTTTTGAAATGGAACCTTATGGATACTTATATAGGCCTTGTATTAGCTCACTTGATTGAACAATTACCTTTTATTACATGGATACTTGTAGGTACTTTTGAAGTTATACCTGTTGATTTAGAGAAAAGTGCAATGATTGATGGAGCTTCGAGATTAAGAGCTCTTATGAGTATAGTAATACCAAATGCAGCTCCTGGAATTGCAGTAGCGACTTTGTTTGTATGGCTGAATTCATGGAATGAATTTACTTATGCATTATATTTATCACTGTCTGAAAATACCTTACCTTTGCAAGTTTACTATTATGTTAATAGAGGTGGGTTCTTTCAAACTGCAACATATGCAACAATATTAACTATTCCTGTGGCTGTTGTTACTTATGCTCTACA includes:
- a CDS encoding carbohydrate ABC transporter permease, whose product is MKRFFKKYHLEILLILPLALYIFYFTLIPILQTIKMGFTNPITGNLSLENYRYLLEREDFRKAFVNTFIISILGLIMQLAAGLILALMLKKEFKTKGIFRAIILTPMGVPTLVSGVALLYIFDTQGYFNELLYRITECLKYIGLIANTYRFVPIDWASGGIRTILMIAFGDMWKVTPIVTLLLLAGLESIPLDVYEAAQIDGASKWQTFKNITLPLLKPSITMAVILRSVDLFRIFELPMILAGKTVPVLATYAFEEYRVYNNPNISGAVSTILLVIIMIFVLLYLKYVDKGEGLA
- a CDS encoding carbohydrate ABC transporter permease, translating into MMSSVKKDRLGKIIDASFFPLLIFFSLIMLIPVYILVKVSISQPVDVLTQHPTFLIRNFTWDHWIKVLTSGKLWPAFRKSFTVATLTAIFAIIIATPASYVISRLPKKVKYVVILGLFFTRMFPNVGIALPIAVKFLKWNLMDTYIGLVLAHLIEQLPFITWILVGTFEVIPVDLEKSAMIDGASRLRALMSIVIPNAAPGIAVATLFVWLNSWNEFTYALYLSLSENTLPLQVYYYVNRGGFFQTATYATILTIPVAVVTYALQRYLKSDYLGGAIK